The following nucleotide sequence is from Chloroflexota bacterium.
GAATAGAACCGCGCCGAACCCCGGCTGTCCGATGACGGCTGCGACAACAGCGAGCAACCAAGCACCTGAGAATGTAAAATAGGTTGTAAAAACCAGCCCCAAGTCAAATCCCCATAGCGCTGCCGCGATTGTGCTTGGGAATACCTTGGACCAGAAATCTTTGGTCTGCCTTTTGACCTGAGGCAGGGGTAAGGAAATCCATCTAAGTTCACGAGCCATCAGAATGACTGCAACGGCAATAACAGCAAATATGCCGGACTCGCTCAAATGTAATGAAAACAATTCACCGAGCCAGCCTATTATTGCACCGATGAACGTGCTGGTCACTAGACCGGCAACACTAAACGCCGTCGTGTCAATTAACCACTGCTTCTTGAATCTAGCCACCTTCCCGAGGGGCGTTAACGCTCCGATGAGCGACAACCCTCAGAGCCCGACCAGTTGAGTCCAACCTAAGATCAGCGCAACCGCGAAGAGGCCATATCGAGGCTCATAGGTCATGGCTACCATGCCTGCCAAGAGGGATATGGTTGGAACAACCACGGCCACACGTTTGACTTTCTTCGACATGTCATCATGCTGGGAACCCTCATGTCGAACGTTGGTGGAAGTCTCCATAGCCATGCTAACCTGCGACCCGAAGGTGCGCTTCTTCCTTTTTGGGAAACACTTCGGTTAATTCCTCGGGTTGCTTGATCTGGCCATAGGACTTGATGCGATTGTTCTGATCGATGATGATAGCCGTCGGAACGGACGATATTTTGTGGAGGCGGCTAATACGACTATCCGCGTCTGCGATCACGGGCACATTGAGCTTATATTTCTCAACCAGTCGGGTACATTCCTCGCGCACCGACTCACAGATGACAATCACGTTGCCCTGATTAGTTTTGTGTCGCAGATAGCCTATACTGGTGAGCGCCTCCTCACAGGCGGAACAGTTAGGTGAAACAAACAGAAGAGCAGTTAGCCGGCCTACAAAGTCTGAACTGTTGATCGAAGCACCCGAGAGGCTCGTAGCACTGAACTTCGGCGCCTCCTGGCCTTCAGACATGCCAGCCACTGCTCGAGTTTGCTGGAGTTCCGTTACCATCCGCACCAAGCCAAACAAGATCAGGCTCTGGAACACCACGAGTACCCACAGAGCCACATAGGAGAGGTAAAAGGGGATAATTGTTTCCATGCTTATGCAACCCCTCTTCTTCCTGCGTCCGTGTGCTCCCTAGTCACCATCCCGCGACCACGGGGATGGTGAAACAAGACGAACAACTCGGGTAGGCTCAACAGCCACGCGGCCAGCAGGAGGACAGAAACGCCCAGAAGCACCTCGGATAGTAGAAAAGCGATAGTTGATGCATCACCTAGCCATATGGAATCGAAACCTGGTAACGATAAAACAGTTCCGGTGCTTCGCAAGGCCATAAGAAGTAAGACCGCCGCAACGAGCAAGACTAACCGCATCAATGTTCGGGGTGAGATTTGCTCGTCCGCATTCCCGAAACATCCACAAGAAACCTTCCGACCTCGTTTTAGATTTATACCCACGGCGAATAGGAAGGCGCCCAACAGAACTATGGCAAGCCACAGCGCGATGTCGGTCCCGAAGCCCGTCAGAAAACTAAATGCCAAGAAGCCCTCCGCCGGGATTAGCACAAGTCCAAAGGCTTGTGCGACTTTGGCTGGCAAAACCTCGTACTTGACCACACTCTGCACGAAAGCTAGTGGTCGGTATAGCTTCGGCGTAGCGGAGATCGCGAACACGATACCCAGGCAGAACTGGAGTGCAAGGGCAAAATATGCAAGGATAGAAACTCCCGTTGGATCAAGCATGTTGCCGCCGTTCAGACTCCAGGGCTAATATCAGGCCCCGTAGATCAAAATTCTCCCAGTTTAGATTGTGGCTCACAGAAGTCAATTGCCATTTGTTGGACCATAATTCAGGGTACCCATCGTCGCGCTTCGCCAGCCGTCCAAAAATCTTGTTGCCAGCAACTACATGATAGAGTACGTTGGTTCCAAAACGAGGAATCGCATCGTAACTGGCCCAGATTGACAGACTGTAGCAAGTCTTGAGATTCTCGATCAGAAACGCTGCGCGTAGCAACCCCGGCGTCTGTGTTTTCTTTGCTTCTCTTACCACCCGCAGATAATCGAGATATGTCGGCAATAAGTAGCGCGCACTTCGTAGACCGAAGCGAGTGATGACACAGATGATAGGAACATCTACGGGATGGTCCCCCGGCTCACGCAAACGTAAGTCTAACGATGATGTGACAGCTTCTGTTGTCATCGATTGAGTTGGAGTCAGCCGCGCCAATTTTTCGGTGCTTAACGCACCAAAAGATAACTCGTATATGATCGCATTTCCTAAACCAAATCCAATGTATGGGTTGCACTATATACCATAGGAGCCGCTCTGTCATCATCGAAACTGGTGATATCGCATCACATTTTGTGGTGATGGACGGCTTATGGCTCATCGCCACAGAAAAGCCCGTGTTTATGCACCCATACGATTGCTTGCGCCCGCGAGTTGACTTGCAGTTTCTGGAAGATAGCCCGGAGATGGGTTCGCACCGTATTCAGGCTGATATGCAACTCCCTGGCGATGTGTCGGTCGTCTTGCCCGTGTGCGAGCAGGCGCAGCACCACCTGCTCCTGTTCAGTAAGTTCCTGCATGATCGGCGCCGCACCCTCGCGCCGCATCAAATCCTGTAGCAGCAGTGCCAGGACGCCGGTCAGCGCCGTCAGCAGTTCCACATCGCGCGCGCTGAACGCGCCGGGGCGGTCGCTCTCCGCATTGATGACGCCGAGTACCTGGCCATGCAGAAAAAACGGCACGCACAGTTCGGACCGCGTGTTGCCGCGCGCTTTGAAGTAGCGCGGGTCTTCGCGCACATCGCGGACGAGCAGCGCCTGACCGTGCTGAAAGACCCAGCCAACGATGCCCTCGCCGGGCGCCAGCGCGAACCGGTTCTTCCCTTCTTCAGGCAGACCATAGCCTCCCCTGTACACCATACGACTATCCGCATCCACCAACCCGATGCCAAAATGGTCGTAGCGTAACTCCTCGTGGATGAGGGCGGCGAGTTGCTCGACAAATGCGTCAAGCTGCCCAAAGTCATGCAGTGCGATGGTTATCGCGCGCGTGATGACGCGCCAGTGCGTTTGCAGTTCGGTCAGTTCTCTCCATTGCTCAGTGAAACTCCGCTCAAGTGTCACGTTCCCTCCTTCCGCATCAATGGGGCGTACGCTCAGGCTCGATGG
It contains:
- a CDS encoding redoxin domain-containing protein, which codes for METIIPFYLSYVALWVLVVFQSLILFGLVRMVTELQQTRAVAGMSEGQEAPKFSATSLSGASINSSDFVGRLTALLFVSPNCSACEEALTSIGYLRHKTNQGNVIVICESVREECTRLVEKYKLNVPVIADADSRISRLHKISSVPTAIIIDQNNRIKSYGQIKQPEELTEVFPKKEEAHLRVAG
- a CDS encoding GAF domain-containing protein, translated to MIALQQRRPSSLSVRPIDAEGGNVTLERSFTEQWRELTELQTHWRVITRAITIALHDFGQLDAFVEQLAALIHEELRYDHFGIGLVDADSRMVYRGGYGLPEEGKNRFALAPGEGIVGWVFQHGQALLVRDVREDPRYFKARGNTRSELCVPFFLHGQVLGVINAESDRPGAFSARDVELLTALTGVLALLLQDLMRREGAAPIMQELTEQEQVVLRLLAHGQDDRHIARELHISLNTVRTHLRAIFQKLQVNSRAQAIVWVHKHGLFCGDEP